The nucleotide sequence AATTTGGCCCAAagtcaaaaaaataattgatcCTGGATCCAAATTGGGTTAAACAGGAATGGAATGAAAAGCTAATTAAAAATACTATtgaagatttatgagatatTATATGATATATCACTCTTGAGTAGTTAGATTTTTGTTGATATTTGATGTACATATGTATAATATTTATTCGAGCATTGTTGATAGTTGATTTGTAATTTTATGATGTGTAacgattttttctatttttaaactTATATTATTGTGGTGGTGTGGATATGTGGTGATTCTTACTGAGCTGTAAAGCTCacaccacttctttttttttcttttagagttGCAAGTTGCTTAGTACTTGGCTATGGTTGGGATCACGGGTGAAAGGATGAATAGATAGACCATCACTAATACTTGttggatgattaaattttgtaattgtACTAGTTTTATATTTGTTATAAATTGAGATTATTATTGTTCGATGATATTGAGATTGTAATAAATTTTCAGGCCTTATATATTTTCTAGAACTTTGCCCTAAGGAGTATGTGGTCGTGTCTCATGGCCAAACCTGGGTGCTAGGTTTAGCGTGTGACAGCTATAGCCACAATGAAACAGAGTCCCTATTCTTTGCAAGCCTATGCAGAATAACGAACATATAACCTGCTAGGCATAAGgcataatttttatatattatgaTAAATAGAAGATTTTCAAAATTAATGTTTTTAGATATTaagtaataaattttaattatgATGGATCAAAAAATTTAGTTAATATTAAGTAATATTAAGTATCCACTAATGGTTAAACTCTCATCATTAATACCAATGTTATTAATAGTTGTTCCGTGTAATATAAAGAcccaatttttttcttcttctattttaaaatacaatataaaaatattataaattataataaatagaaagaTTTTATAGTTAAATTTCTGTTGCACGTGAAATAATGAATTTTAATAATTGTTTAGCAAAGACTTCTATTGACATTAATAATAATGGCTTTATACGATGCATGTGGTGCATTTTTTTTCAATCCAAACTATTCTTAAAAtacaatatagtaatataatatattataataaatagaagatTTCAATTCTTCAACTTCTAtcaggaagaagaaaaactaaCGAAGTTACGAAGCTAAGGGACGCAAGTCTTAAAACTTTAATAGGAACGCAACAAGAAAGCATATGCATAATTTAGAATTCATGGGTATTACTGCTGGTTGTTTACGAAGCGCTAAGACAATTCTTAGCAGATTCATGGATCTAGTTCTAAACAACTAAAATCTCTATAAGTAGCCTTTGTTTATCCGAAGTCTTATGATGCCCCAAATTCTAATCCCATCCTCAGAAGCTCATCCAAAATTTTGAAGATTCAATTGATACAAACGATGAAATAACTAGATTATATAAGAGCATCGTAAGTGTGGTTTAGAAGCCGCCTAtgtcggaaaaaaaaaatccatgctGCTATCAGAAAGTCCTTCTTTGTTTTTCAATTATTAATATAGCAATTGgtcagaaaaatataaaaagatgaGGTCAATGCAAACAATAGTGTACATCAATTATGCTGATTAAGGACCTTATTTGCTCGTCAACCGAGACCTACAGCTTGGTAAAATCCAAATGAGACACCCCTAAAAGAAAAAGCTTTGTGAAGAAGGTGAATTTCAGGACTCGCATACCCTAAACTGGAATAGAAATTTAAGACCAGAAaaaatcatttacttctccatCACATTTGGCCAAATCTCTGATTCTGCTAGTTGAAGAGTGGTTCTATTAGCATAAAATCACAATGATTCTTCATCTTTTACTGTTACCCCTTTTTACTTGATTGCATTTTTTTCTGAGGTCCTCTGGAGCTGGGTGAAAGCAAGAGATGCATAATATGGACAAGATGTAATCGAGGCGAAATTCCTCTACGAGGCAGATCTGTTTTGCTGATTAAGGACCTGAATTCCCCACATTCCGGACATGCTTAGCAACTCAAATGAATGGCCCAATTCTGAAAGCAAAAGTCTTTGTCGAGAAGATTAATTGCAGAAGAGAAGTGCTGCACTTTCCTGGACTGTAATGAAACACCAAGACTTGGTAAAGCCACCAGAGCAAATAAGAACATGCCCATAGCATTGATGTTGATCAACTTGAAACAGAAGGTTGGCTACATCACGACTCAAATTCAGACCGGTTAAACCGTATCGcctttacttttgatgaactgaCCTTTGAAAAGAACGGGTTACGATACTTTAGTTTGAtaagaatagagaattaatttCTGACTTCAACAAAGTATGGCCAGGATAGGTACTTCAAGGAAAATTGCTTGCCAGCCTGAATCATAGCTTATTGAATAATATATTTTCCAAACATAGTTTAAGAATACTGGCTTCAGGCGGAAGGCTAACTGCCCTGCTGACTTTTATTAGCACAATCTccttttagaacttaaattgtgcaACTTGTCCTAGTTTTGGTCTTCCAAGACGATCATGCTTTATTTCTAATTGCCCTTTGTTTTCTATCTGCTTAAGGGCATTTTTGTTTTATGTTCATTCACATTCAGCATAATACAGGGATCCCTTTTTTCTTGTTTCGTTTTTAGGATATGGATTAaagtaaaagaataaaaaagatatAACAAGTAGTCAGCCAGTATCATTCGAACAAATAGTGGTTATTTTTGTGAGAACATGTGcggatgtgtgtttagtcccacatcgattatttgccgaaatttttttggatatttatgCAGAATTAAGAAACCGAAATAATACCTTCTAcctagtcattttgggtgaggtcatgagttattataaatagtatcagagcaaacTTGGCCCATAGCTTATATGGATTAGAAAACACAGCAGCATAGGTTCATAGAGGTTAACCACGAGCTGATCGTGGTGGTTTAatgagatttgaatggatttaaattCTTAGCTTGATGAGAATGTCGGGTATTTTGGGTCTTTATTAAAACTTCAAACCATGACGATGCTTCTTCTTTTAGCATCGTTTCCATCCTCAATAAAGGATACATGTTTTCTTTTCCCTCAAAACAGAAAAAAGGAGGTAGTTTTCTGAAAGCCCATCAAGCAACAGTGCCTTCTCCTCAAAAaagtgggaaaaagaaaagggaaaaacacAATTGCTTCAATCCTCACAACAATAATGCCCTCACCAAAACATCACTACAGCATCATTAAGAGGTCTGCTGACCCAGTGGAAGGATGATAAAGTGGACAGGGTCAACAGACAGAAGTCTCTCtgcatttttttagaaaagatgATATCTTTTCGTACAAGGGACCAACTTTCTTTAATCAATGATTACGTTAAATCAAGAAGGGAAGACCAGACCTATTAAGCAATCAACTGCCTCATCATTTTTTTAGTGAAATTTTAAGTCTCATACGCCCTTCTGAGTTCCTGCAGCTCTGTTTCTTTTGTAGATACCTCCCACTATTCTCAACACCATAGTTCTTACAGATTTCGGTACCCATCCTTATCCTAATCATTCATGCATTCCTGCATGAGAAGAAAGATAAACATCACCGTTTAACAGATTCAGCTGAGTTTCTTTGTCTTTCTTCTCCTGTGCACCTCAAACCTCAGAGCCCAGCAAGGCTACTCAGGCAACGAGGTACTTGACTGCGACAACCAAGGCGGAACAGCTCCATCTCCTTCTTATCTCTACACCTGCAATGGCCAGAACCTGTCCTGCCAAGCATTTATGATCTTTAAGTCTCAGGCCAACTATAGTTCGGTATCTTCCATATCTCGTCTGCTCTCCACAGACTCTACGGAGCTTGCAAGGCTAAACAATGTCTCAGTATCTGACTCATTCCCAACCAACAAGGAAGCGATCGTCCCCGTGAATTGttcttgttcaggtcggtactACCAGGCAATGCATCTTACGTTGTGGGCGACGTCGATACGTATTACTCATTAGCAACTGGAGTGTACCAGGGTCTAAGTTCTTGCAGTGCCCTCATGGGTGAGAATCCTTATGATGCCAATGATTTGTTTGCTGGTCTAGATCTGCTGGTTCCTCTCCGATGTGCCTGCCCGTCGAGAAATCAGACTGCGGATGGTATAAAGTATCTATTAACCTTCCCAGTCAGTGAAGGTGATGATTTTTCGGATCTTAGCGATAGATTCAATGCCAGTTACCATGACACTGCTTCTGCAAATGGGTTCTCTGAACAAGGGTACCCCACTATTTTCCCGTCCTCCACAATTCTGATCCCTTTACCACAAGAACCTTTGAGCTCCCAAACCATAATTCACCACCCAATCGAAAGCTCCCCATCACCGTTCCAGCCTCTCCATCCATTTATCAAGAACAACATCAAAAGATCGTATTCTAAGCTTCACTTCAGCATCGGCATTGCGGTTCCTTCTCTTCTAGTCCTATGTGCTCTCGTTACAGTCGCTTTCTGGTACGATAAGAAGAGGATGACGAgagctgatggaaagaagaaatctATTTTACCAAAAGATGTCCTTAAAGCCATAACAGATGTGAATCATGAGCTGAAGGTGTTTTCATTTGAGGAACTCAATGCGGCAACCCAAGATTTCAGCTGTGCGTGCAGAATAGAGGGGTCCGTTTATCGGGGGAGTCGTTCGTGGGAAGATGGTGGCTGTCAAGGAGGCGACAAGAGATGTATCCGAGGAAGTTAACCTGCTGCATAAACTCAACCATTTCAACCTTACCAGCCTCTGGGGCATCTGTATGGGCCAAGAACACTGCTATCTTGTTTATGAGCATATGGAAAACGGATCTTTGAAGGACTGGCTCCTTGATAGGAGCCGCTCGGAGCTTTTGAGTTGGAATCATAGGGTTCAGATCGCTCTGGATATAGCCAATGGGCTTGACTATCTTCACAACTTTGCAGAACCCCGTTATGTGCACATGGATATCAAGAACAGCAACGTTCTTCTCGATAGCAATTTGAGAGCTAAGATCGCAAACTTTTCTATGGCAAGATCCTCGGAAGGCAGAAATAATGGGTTTGCCATAACGAGAACTGTCGAAGGGTCGCTGGGTTACATGGCACCAGAGTATCTGGAAGGCGGATTAGCGACACCTAAGATTGATGTACACGCTTTTGGGGTGGTGATGTTAGAGCTTATCACAGGAAAGGATGCTGTAATtaagcatgaaggaagagaGATGCTGTTATCCTCTGTGATGATTTCCATTGTGGAAGGAAGGAATGCACAGATCGAGCTCAGCAACTTTCTGGACTCCACCATGAGAGGCGGATGCCGAGCAGGTCTTGCATTGGCAATGGCAAAGCTAAGTGTGGCCTGTTTGAGACAAGATCCAGGCAGCAGACCTAGCATGGGTGAAGTTGTGTCGATACTTTCGAGAGTACAAATGGAATCAAAGAAATCCGGAGTGGCATGATTTCAGTAAAATCTAGCAGAAGCTAACTTGTAGTCGAGTGTTTCCCCACTTTTCTTTCTATTGAGAGCGGAAACAATGAGGGAAATCTCACCCTTGTACTCGAGACTGTAAATGCAAACAATACTGTGCGCCGGCGAGCGCGGGCTTGTTAAAAAATGAAATCAAAACCTGTACTTGTGTTAACTAAGGTATTTAATTGGTACATGAGGCTTTGCTGTAACCAGATCTGTTACTATTCCTTTCTTCTGTACATGTTCAGAAATTAAAGAACTAGAGTTTCATTCCATTCTTCTGTACATGCTCACGCGGTAATGAAGTTGCACAATCACAAACCTTCACATTTCTCAAAAGTTAAGAGCACATTTATGTTGGTTATTTGTTTTTTGCTGGATGGCAAAGCTGAAGAATATAGAAGGTAAAAACAAGAATAATACAGTCTGCATGGATGACAATCTGAATTTGCTATGAAAGACTTTCAGAAATTGGAAAAGCTATTGAAAACTGTTGGCTATTCGATCTATAATGAGGAGCAGCAGCCATTACAACAAGAAGCCAGAATGAACAATGTAAACTGCGCTGCTTTCATATCTGTGATGATACTGATAATTCTACATAAAATATCTGAAGAATTATGAAAGCTGAACAGTACTCCAACTATCTTACAACGagtcaattttaaaaaaaaaccaaggGAAAAAAAACTTCAAATGATTCCATCACAACATGACATCTTTGTTAGCCATCTAATCTACAATGCTGTAGCCTGTTTACAAGGTAGAAAAAGAGGAGCTAAACAAAAAATGATCCAGTGAAAACAACCTGCAGGTACGGTGTCATCCGAGACTTTGCCCTCTATCAGAAGGAATTAATTTGATGAACTACCAATTTATCCGCATTCCTCATTCACAGAATCAACGAGCAAAAACTGAGTTTGTTATCTGAATGTTCTCCTCAGAATTGGGCATCCAGACCTTTTCAAATGAATCAGTACATGACTGAGCTATAACCGAAAGGTTGAAAACAATCTCAGCCATTCTCGGCCTTTCAGAAGAATTCTCTGCAGTGCATGCTCTCGCCACCTCTGCCAGGCTAATAGCACCATCCATAGGATAAAATCCTTCCAAGTTTGGATCTATCCATTTCCtcatcctctccttcctcttgtTTTCATCCTCTAATACCATTCTTATCTCCTTCCACAACATGCCTATCTCACCACCTTCTCTGGCTTCCATAGCTTTCTTTCCTGAAAGTAGCTCCAACAGGACCACTCCAAAAGCGAACACATCACTTGTAAGTGTCataccaactgttgctggtttAGCCATGGAAAAGTTCGAAATCTTGGCCTTAAAGTGGGCATTTAGAAGTATGTTGCTGGTCCGAATGTCCCTGTGTACGATGCTCGGTCTTGTGTGCTCGTGCATGTACTGAAGGCCATTAGCCACATCCAGTGCTATATTCAGCCTCTGTCTCCATGAGAGAAAACTAGCAGAATTTGATGAGGAAGACTTGGAATGCAACCAGTTGTCCAATGATCCATTCTCAGCGAATTCAAAGACCAAGAAAAAATCACCATCAGCATCAGTATAAGAAATTCCTGccaacttaattagatttgcatGACTTACTATTTGCAAGATATTCAGCTCCTCTTTGACATCACCAGCTTTCGCCTGCTTGACAGCGAACACCCGCCCGTTTAGGGTGGCTCTGTAAACCGAAACGCCAATCCTGTACACCTCGTCCAGATTCATGGTAGCTTCCAGGATAGCTTTATTCTCGAACATGGCCATCTTGTCTATAAACTGGGAGATCTCGGCCAAGAGCTTATCACCTTTGGTCATGGGACTAGCAGGCTGATCGTTGCACGGTTTCTTGGACCCAGGAAGATCGACAGCTTCCAAACTGGATCCTTTACGAATGATTGTTTCCTTGGGTCGGCACTTAAAGTAAGCCAAGACCAACAAAGAACACAGAACCAAGGCTAAAACAGCCCCCACGGTGCTCGACGCTATAATGATGGTTCTATTAGATTTTGGTTTGTGGTGTGCAGCAGTGGTGGTGGTATAAAGTGGCGGGGGAAGACGTGGCATTTCTGAGACTGGAACCAGTATGGGACGAGCTGCTGCAGCACTGAAATCTCTATAGTTATTTTCAGTTGCTATGGCGTCAGTCGAAGAGTTCATCATCTCACTCAATTTAGATATTTCATCTCCTGCTTGCCATACGTAAGTTATAAGGAAATTGATACCTTGATCCATCTGGGTATTTGTAGGACACTTACAGTACAATGGAATGATCACCTCTTGGCCAGGTTTCAATTTGGAAGGCTTCAGCGTTGGATTCAAGTCCATGATGACGTCGTAATCAGTGAGGTTTTCGAAATTGTAGATCGAAACTAAGTAGAAAGTGTCGCCTTCCTTGATCTGGTATGTAGTGTTAGCGCAGGATTGGTTTCCAGTGCAACTGCACGATATCGGGACGAGCAAGAGCTGGTCTGGAAGAAAAGCACCTTCTTCAGATGACAGATTGTTGGCTCTCGTTATGGATAAGGGACTGACTCCGAAGAGGTCAGAAATGTCTCCAGGCTCCAAGTATTCTGGTGACTGGGTTCGATACACGACGAAAGTTTTGCAGGAGCTGGACGAGTTCGCAGAGCATGAGAAGAGTGTGGTGTTGGTATCGATGGTTTGAGGAGCAACGAGGGAGGTGTGGAACAAAAGGAAGATGAAGGGGAGAGCTTGAAAGGAGAGAAGGGATGGTTCCATTTTGGTTGGGTCGCCTTTGTTTGTGAGGTCCAATTGAACTGCAGAGAAGCTTCTGTTTCAATTTGGTGCAAAGGTGAGATTAGCTTGGTTAATGTGGCGCTGTCAAAGGCATTTTTTAAATCTGAATTCCTATAAGAGATTATTGTCCTGCCCATGGTTAATTTATTCTCTttattctcttttccttttagCAGATTCCATTGGCTTTGGCTTGGATTTAGCGCAGCATGTTGCGtgaatatctatatatatatataaaaaaaaagcaataacAGGTGGGTTGCCTGAACCGTGTCTTCCTTTTATGAGTAGAAATTTGCGTAGCATGCCCCTCATCTTTGAATCTGTTGTACAATCTCTTGGGCGCAGTTGGGCTAATctttcattaaaaaataaattctatatcatattatcatatttggcaTGAAAAATGGATGAAAGATATAGTAAAATAAATGGTAGGTCCAAAGATGATACAAAATAGgagaataatatttattttttcatgctgGATTACCAAATGGCGATAACCTGAAAAATATCATTTCTTGATGAAAATACCCTCATGCATATTACATTAAGTACAtcgatataattaatattaactatattaatatatattatattaataaattggttgataatatttatagacaataatatatttaatatattagtatatttattaattaatattaattattaatcaatatttgacaaatatttattaattatcaacAAATCTAACATGGGATTTATTAagaattaatatttatttatatacctaaagcatataaaaatttatttataataaaaaaatatatttttaatatatataaaatttaaaaatatttattaactcatgtaaatatattttaatattcaaaATTATTGAAAATTGGAAATATAGTCATACAAGATAACCttcaaccaaatataataatttttatgccATTTTTTGAGTAATTTTTTCACCAActagtaaaatttatttttctctacAATCATCCTCTcagataaataatttttagaaattatcAGATTATTCAGTAATCTGACATACTCCAATCAAACGAACCCTCAAAGTGTAAATTACACACCAAAAGATATCCAAggaaaatctctctctctcttcttcttttttttttagtaaaaacggcattcatatagctctaacgtgagtacatccagcccatatcaaaagaaagtaaaaagtaCAAGATAGGAGGTATGTCTCTGACAGAtgtccatatgatctctccgGAGTGCCAAGCAACAAATGAGGCAACCCAATCTGTTGCACTGTTCACTTTCCAAAATACATGTAATGTCTGAAAGTCGCTCAGCTCTTGAGCCAATCTACAGGTATTATAGATAAGAGAATGACCATCACCATATCTGTCTACTCCCCGAACCCAGTCGATCACCACAGAGGAGTCCCCCTCAAGGTATATACGCTCAGCACCAAGTACCCGCCTCGCATAAAATATCTCCTCTCAAGCTGCCCGCAGCTCCGCCCCAACTGCAGTAAGTCCAGGCATGCGGCGGCCACCAGCTGCTATTATTCTACCGAGAtgatctctgatcacaaagccaACACCTCCAGACACCTCGTCCACCAACATactaccatcgaagttcactttgagatgactaAAGGGTGGGGACACCAAGAAACAAGGGCAAACCTAGGCGCTGTGATAGCAGAAAGAGTACCCTAGATGTCCTTGGCCATCCCAGAAGAGAACATAGCGGTAGCTGTAGTGATCTCCCTTGCATGAAGCATAGTTctatccaccaccatcctcgggGGTAACCTTCTGCCCTCAAACAGGccagcattcctgtccaaccaaataTAATAAGCCAAATATGCCCAAAGGATCCTCGCCTCAACAGTACTAGGCCTCCGCATGAAAACTCTCAGCCGATGAATCAAATCTTGTGCTGACTCGATCGAGTGAGGCAACTGGTCGGGTGATCTACTCCAAATCTCCTGACTTTAGGATACTGCAGAAGAACATGATCAATAGTCTTCTCGGTATCCGTGCACACCTCGTAACATTGAGTGGTCCTCACCCCTCACCATGCTAACAAGCTCCTGGTTGGTAAGCAACCCCATGCCACCTTTCAGATGAAGAGTGCCACACGCGGACGaatccgcatcctccaaatccgtCCTCCCTCTATCTGCTGAACTGGTTCTCTGCTCATCATCATATGAATATCCCTGGCTCGCACCTACAATCGCCCTGTCGGCACTCAGAATAGTCTGTCTGGCCTCTCCCGGGCAAGAACTGGTAGGGCTAGGACCATCAAGAGTTGGTGAGGGTAGGGCCAAAGTCTCTTTCAAGAGTTGGTGAGGACATATATTGAGCCGGGCAGTGCAATGGGGGAATAAAGAAGTGCCTAGAGGGCATTTCTCTATGTGGACAGATTAAGATGCATTCATATAGTTAAGAAGATGATGCTGCACTTTGATTAACATATTTCCCAACTGCCTTGAACATATATAGATTCACATTTTAGTAAGAATACTTAATAAACAATGCATCCTTATATGTCCAAGGCGATTGGGACATATGCTAATCTCTGTGCAGCATCACCTTCTTAATTTTATTATGCGTATACGTTTAGATTTAGATTGTTATTTATGTTTTGCTAACTTCTCGGTGTTTGACTAGGTTTGCTGGTGTGCCAAGGAAACTGCAATAATAGTCCagggagaagaaaacagaagcGTTAGTTTGCGAGAAAGAGTCTAGGCCATGGAAAAACCAAGTTCTACATTGATTTTGacatgcatggtagaaggtacAAGAAGATTAACTTGTTAGCCCAACCACAAATGAAACCATGATAATTTTTCGTTATTCGCCTCTGTATAGTATTTAATGTAGCTAGGTCGTAGTAAACaagacttgatttaattatcttATTTATACCTGACCTTCTGTATCTCTGTGTACACCattattttggggataaagatGGAAATATCAGTGCAACAAAGAGAGCAACCGGCAACAAATATTacaacaaacagaaaacaaataACATGGTTGCAAAGGTGCAAACCACAAGATACAGTCATGCACCTAAGCACAATCTTGTGTGCAAATGGCATGCATCAAACTGTTATCTTCTCCATCTTGACTGGTTCTTTGCATATCATTTTGCATGCTAATCTTTTTCCCTGGATCCTGTGCGCTTGTCAAAATCTCCCTACCTcgcaaagaaaaacaactaatgAGTTGCTCAAAGGCAGTTACTTTGGATGTTCTGCTGCTAGCAGTAATACGATGCAAAAATAGCTGATATTTGTACTGCTGCTTCCAGCTCGACAACGTTGCTCGGTCCAGCCATGCCAACAGTTTTGCAGGCAAAGGATATGAGCAGCAGGCATAGAGATGCTGCAAACTTGATGAACAAGGCTGTTGACTTCACGTTGTTTGGTTCCACTTGTCTTCATGCCTGACTAATGGATTCTATCTGCCAAATTTTCCAGGTTTTATTGTAATCTATGTGCGCTTATACCCTGGATCAAGCTCAGGAACAATCACAAGCTAACAATATAtctcataaaaaaaatcatataatgcCAAATATTCACAATCAAGCGTAAAACACACGCAAGTGCAAGGTTCCATGGCATCATGTCCATAACACACAAGAAAGCTGTATAGGGTGTGGATTGATCATCCAGCTTATTCAATATTGATAAATATCCAATGTTCCAATAAAGGAGTTACTGATTAAGGGAGTGCAACTTACAGGTATAGAAACTGTAGTTTTCTATGCGGATGACTAAAGACTCTAATTTCTTTATAAGCTTTAACCCTAAAATTTAAATACAAGGGCCCAATGAAAATCGTGCAACAATCAAACATTGTTTGAGACTTTTTTTCAGCCTGGAAAGCTCCCTGTCAACCGGATGTGGTCAAGCGTACGTCTGAGGCCGTATTGAAGAGCTGCCTGGTTGCCTGCTCTGAAACCATCTCCATATGCTGATGAAGTATCTGATTCGATCTGGTGCTTGAAGAAATCCCCGAGTTTCTTCTCGAATTGAGATCTAGAACCCTTCTTTGATGACATGGATGCTGAGGATGTGGAAGTGGATGCAATGTTACTGCCTGACCCTGACATGATCTCTGAATCCAGCCACATATGTGCAAGAACCTGGCATataccttcttcaacttcttgacTAAGAGAATGGTATCCTGTAAGATGATCGGGGAAATAGTAGCACAGATGATTATTACTTTGAAAACACAATGACTAGACATGTAATAGCACAAAAAACACAGCCTAGTGATGTAAATGGAAAGGATTCAGGCCGCAAGGACTTGCCATCTCTTCTTCTCAAAATGCcgagatattaaaaaaaaactatgggCCCATTTGGTATCCCTCTTGTTTTCTGCTTTTGTTTACAAAACAACAAGAAGAGAAATAAACTAGACTGAACAGCATGTATGATGAAACCCCTTCgcttttcaaattatatataatctttAAAGCTTTGGAAAGCAAAGATTTGTAGCTTTCAAAAAAGAGTGAAGACACAAGAAAGGAGTAGCTGAAGTTTTACAGGAATGTTATCTTCAAATTTGGCATGTCTAAACCAATTTTGGCTTTCAATTTATCTTGCAGCAAACTTGTCAATCTATATGCATGTGACTGTAGAGAAATTAAGCTAATAAACTTGTTTAAATGTTAATGATGATCATCTAAATATATCATCAAACCATAACCTGATAATACTTTACAATGACACCTTAATCGGCTAATACACAACCAAAATGATACAAGACCTTTCTATATGAAATCATATTTGGTATTAGGGTCTTTAGTGGTAACTGGTAAAGTTCATACTGTCTATGCTAGTATCCTCTCATAAAATCCAGTCAGCCCACTTCATAGGTCTGATTCCTGGCCCAACTGATTGACCCATGGCCTGCTATACTAGGACCAGGCACACAACCTGGCCACATTCGAGTGCAAAACTAGCACTAGAAAGCACCAAAA is from Phoenix dactylifera cultivar Barhee BC4 chromosome 6, palm_55x_up_171113_PBpolish2nd_filt_p, whole genome shotgun sequence and encodes:
- the LOC103723953 gene encoding protein LYK5 produces the protein MGENPYDANDLFAGLDLLVPLRCACPSRNQTADGIKYLLTFPVSEGDDFSDLSDRFNASYHDTASANGFSEQGYPTIFPSSTILIPLPQEPLSSQTIIHHPIESSPSPFQPLHPFIKNNIKRSYSKLHFSIGIAVPSLLVLCALVTVAFWYDKKRMTRADGKKKSILPKDVLKAITDVNHELKVFSFEELNAATQDFSCACRIEGLWGICMGQEHCYLVYEHMENGSLKDWLLDRSRSELLSWNHRVQIALDIANGLDYLHNFAEPRYVHMDIKNSNVLLDSNLRAKIANFSMARSSEGRNNGFAITRTVEGSLGYMAPEYLEGGLATPKIDVHAFGVVMLELITGKDAVIKHEGREMLLSSVMISIVEGRNAQIELSNFLDSTMRGGCRAGLALAMAKLSVACLRQDPGSRPSMGEVVSILSRVQMESKKSGVA
- the LOC103723952 gene encoding serine/threonine receptor-like kinase NFP, which translates into the protein MEPSLLSFQALPFIFLLFHTSLVAPQTIDTNTTLFSCSANSSSSCKTFVVYRTQSPEYLEPGDISDLFGVSPLSITRANNLSSEEGAFLPDQLLLVPISCSCTGNQSCANTTYQIKEGDTFYLVSIYNFENLTDYDVIMDLNPTLKPSKLKPGQEVIIPLYCKCPTNTQMDQGINFLITYVWQAGDEISKLSEMMNSSTDAIATENNYRDFSAAAARPILVPVSEMPRLPPPLYTTTTAAHHKPKSNRTIIIASSTVGAVLALVLCSLLVLAYFKCRPKETIIRKGSSLEAVDLPGSKKPCNDQPASPMTKGDKLLAEISQFIDKMAMFENKAILEATMNLDEVYRIGVSVYRATLNGRVFAVKQAKAGDVKEELNILQIVSHANLIKLAGISYTDADGDFFLVFEFAENGSLDNWLHSKSSSSNSASFLSWRQRLNIALDVANGLQYMHEHTRPSIVHRDIRTSNILLNAHFKAKISNFSMAKPATVGMTLTSDVFAFGVVLLELLSGKKAMEAREGGEIGMLWKEIRMVLEDENKRKERMRKWIDPNLEGFYPMDGAISLAEVARACTAENSSERPRMAEIVFNLSVIAQSCTDSFEKVWMPNSEENIQITNSVFAR